The Phoenix dactylifera cultivar Barhee BC4 unplaced genomic scaffold, palm_55x_up_171113_PBpolish2nd_filt_p 000866F, whole genome shotgun sequence genome includes a region encoding these proteins:
- the LOC113463290 gene encoding uncharacterized protein LOC113463290, with translation MPEWDSSRLLNAAIDAFDDFPPSFWRGPQPELPAEGFDVDHLLHLIHRWIRRFPKSEVTNTASYSKRSRTTYSALSLIIDKTGDWLSKVLPRRTNSSSSEETRDGCH, from the exons ATGCCAGAGTGGGATAGCTCCCGCCTTCTGAATGCTGCCATCGATGCGTTCGATGACTTTCCGCCATCGTTCTGGAGAGGTCCACAGCCAGAGCTGCCCGCCGAAGGCTTCGATGTGGATCATTTACTCCACTTGATCCACCGATGGATCCGGCGATTCCCAAAATCAGAGGTGACCAACACAGCAAGCTACAGTAAACGATCAAGGACTACTTATTCTGCTTTATCCCTAATAATCGACAAGACTGGGGATTGGCTCTCCAAGGTGTTGCCGCGCCGTACCAATTCTTCGAGTTCAGAG GAGACACGAGATGGATGTCACTGA